Proteins from a genomic interval of Kribbella aluminosa:
- a CDS encoding Pls/PosA family non-ribosomal peptide synthetase, whose protein sequence is MTLRRGELATAARTLVDVLEETANRYADEPALDDGSVSLSYRELLVQTGRFAARLTAAGIGPGDRVGIRISSGHNDLYVAILGTLQAGAAYVPVDADDPEERAELVFGEADVAATVGDDLTLMPTRPQPDPIDNDAANGAFDYPYSARMDSSSRTEAKGSGPEPTDDAWIIFTSGSTGVPKGVAVTHRSAAAFVDAEARLFLQDEPIGPDDRVLAGLSVAFDASCEEMWLAWRHGACLVPAPRSLVRTGMDLGPWLVAQGITVVSTVPTLAALWPGDALDQVRLLIFGGEACPPELAERLAVEGREVWNTYGPTEATVVACAALLTGEGPVRIGLPLDGWDLAVVDASGNEVADGEIGELIIGGVGLARYLDPVKDAEKFAPMPTLGWERAYRSGDLVRSDPLGLLFQGRADEQVKLGGRRIELGEVDAALQALPGVSGAAAAVRNSAAGNQLLVGYVVPDDPAAFDNAKATERLREALPAALVPLLAIVDTLPTRTSGKVDRNALPWPLPGMDSDGPPAELSGTAGWLAERWTQVLGAKVTGPDNDFFLHGGGSLAAAQLVSVLRERFPEVTVGDIYEYPRLGALAERLDDFQPSAQEPVELREIRPTPRGTQLLQTALTLILQTVVGVRWLVYLFTLNNLLAALIDPLPWARTVSWWWILAGWLILISPAGRMSIAVVGARILLKGLKPGTYPRGGTVHVRLWAAENLADAAGAANLAGAPWITYYARALGAKIGRGVDLHTLPPITGMLTMGRGASIEPEVDLAGYWTDGDQLHVGRVAVGADAVIGSRSTLLPGAEIGRAAEIMAGSAVSGKVPDNERWSGSPAARLGRARHPWPDHRPNRAPWWVAAYGAQSAVMSLVPVAGAAAAFAVLGRALRGTSSLQEAALHALGAVPLMTVVGFATIAVLTLIGVRLLGIGIKPGHYPVRSRIGWQVWATERLLDSARTLLFPLYASLLTPWWLRALGAKIGRDVEASTVLLLPKMTTVGEGAFLADDTMIASYELGGGWLHVAGAKVGKRAFLGNSGMTAPGRSVPKNGLVAVLSAAPKKSKAGTSWLGSPPVKLRRQAVSGDQSRTYNPPYKLKVLRALVELCRFVPMMCTVLIGLGVLFGLQTLDIWLGPWLAVLLSGAVILAAGAVAGGMATVAKWLIVGRTRAVEYPLWSSFVWRNEVVDSFVELVAAPWFANAAAGTPVLNLWLRSLGAKIGKGVWCETYWLPEADLVTLGDGATVNRGCVLQTHLFHDRVLSMNTVTFGPGATLGPHGIVLPAATIGAGATIGPVSLVMRGEGVPAGTRWAGNPIAPWQHSGPWQG, encoded by the coding sequence GTGACGTTGCGACGCGGGGAGTTGGCGACGGCCGCGCGGACGTTGGTGGATGTTCTCGAGGAGACGGCCAACAGGTACGCCGACGAGCCGGCGCTGGACGACGGCAGCGTCAGCCTCAGCTACCGCGAGCTGCTGGTGCAGACCGGCAGGTTCGCGGCCCGGCTGACCGCGGCCGGGATCGGCCCGGGCGACCGGGTCGGGATCCGGATCTCGTCCGGCCACAACGACCTGTACGTCGCGATCCTCGGCACCCTGCAGGCCGGTGCGGCGTACGTACCGGTCGACGCCGACGACCCGGAGGAACGCGCCGAGCTGGTCTTCGGCGAGGCCGACGTCGCCGCGACGGTCGGCGACGACCTGACGCTCATGCCGACCCGCCCGCAGCCGGACCCGATCGACAACGACGCGGCCAACGGCGCCTTCGACTACCCGTACTCCGCGCGAATGGATTCCTCGAGCAGGACGGAGGCCAAGGGCAGCGGCCCGGAGCCGACCGACGACGCGTGGATCATCTTCACCTCGGGCTCGACCGGCGTACCGAAAGGCGTCGCGGTCACGCACCGCTCGGCCGCCGCGTTCGTGGACGCCGAGGCCCGGCTGTTCCTGCAGGACGAGCCGATCGGCCCGGACGACCGCGTCCTCGCCGGCCTGTCCGTCGCGTTCGACGCGTCCTGCGAGGAGATGTGGCTGGCCTGGCGGCACGGCGCCTGCCTGGTCCCGGCGCCGAGAAGCCTGGTCCGGACCGGCATGGACCTCGGCCCGTGGTTGGTTGCCCAAGGCATCACTGTGGTCTCCACCGTGCCGACCCTTGCGGCACTCTGGCCGGGCGACGCGCTGGACCAGGTCCGGCTGCTGATCTTCGGCGGCGAGGCCTGCCCGCCGGAGCTGGCCGAGCGGCTCGCGGTCGAGGGTCGCGAGGTGTGGAACACGTACGGCCCGACCGAGGCCACCGTGGTCGCGTGCGCCGCGCTGCTCACCGGCGAAGGCCCGGTCCGGATCGGCCTCCCGCTGGACGGCTGGGACCTCGCGGTAGTAGATGCCTCAGGCAACGAAGTGGCCGACGGGGAGATCGGCGAGCTGATCATCGGCGGCGTCGGCCTGGCCCGGTACCTGGACCCGGTCAAGGACGCCGAGAAGTTCGCGCCGATGCCGACGCTGGGCTGGGAGCGCGCGTACCGCAGCGGCGACCTGGTGCGGTCGGACCCGCTGGGCCTGCTGTTCCAGGGCCGCGCCGACGAGCAGGTCAAGCTCGGCGGCCGCCGGATCGAGCTCGGCGAGGTCGACGCCGCCCTCCAGGCCCTGCCGGGGGTCAGCGGCGCCGCGGCCGCCGTACGGAACAGCGCCGCCGGTAACCAGCTCCTCGTCGGGTACGTCGTACCGGACGACCCGGCCGCGTTCGACAACGCGAAGGCCACCGAGCGACTGCGGGAGGCGCTGCCCGCTGCGCTCGTACCGCTGCTCGCGATCGTCGACACGCTGCCGACCCGGACGTCCGGCAAGGTCGACCGGAACGCCCTGCCCTGGCCGCTGCCCGGGATGGACAGCGACGGCCCGCCGGCAGAGCTGAGCGGTACGGCGGGCTGGCTGGCCGAGCGCTGGACCCAGGTCCTCGGCGCCAAGGTCACCGGCCCCGACAACGACTTCTTCCTGCACGGCGGCGGCAGTCTCGCCGCGGCGCAGCTGGTATCCGTGCTGCGGGAACGGTTTCCCGAGGTCACGGTCGGCGACATCTACGAGTACCCGCGGCTCGGCGCGCTCGCGGAGCGGCTCGACGACTTCCAGCCCTCGGCGCAGGAGCCCGTCGAGCTGCGCGAGATCCGGCCGACGCCGCGCGGCACGCAGCTCCTGCAGACGGCGCTGACCCTGATCCTGCAGACCGTCGTCGGCGTCCGTTGGCTGGTCTACCTGTTCACGCTGAACAACCTGCTCGCCGCGCTGATCGACCCGCTGCCGTGGGCGCGGACCGTGTCCTGGTGGTGGATCCTGGCCGGCTGGCTGATCCTGATCAGCCCGGCGGGCCGGATGAGCATCGCGGTCGTCGGCGCCCGGATTCTCTTGAAGGGCCTCAAACCCGGTACCTATCCGAGAGGTGGCACCGTCCACGTCCGGCTGTGGGCCGCGGAGAACCTGGCCGACGCGGCCGGCGCCGCCAACCTAGCGGGCGCGCCCTGGATCACGTACTACGCCCGCGCGCTCGGCGCGAAGATCGGCCGCGGCGTCGACCTGCACACGCTCCCGCCGATCACCGGCATGCTCACGATGGGCCGCGGCGCCTCGATCGAGCCCGAGGTCGACCTGGCCGGCTACTGGACCGACGGCGACCAGTTGCACGTCGGGCGGGTGGCGGTCGGCGCCGACGCGGTCATCGGATCCCGCAGTACCTTGCTCCCCGGCGCCGAGATCGGCCGGGCCGCCGAGATCATGGCCGGATCGGCCGTCTCCGGCAAGGTCCCCGACAACGAGCGCTGGTCCGGCTCCCCCGCAGCCCGGCTCGGTCGCGCGCGGCACCCGTGGCCCGACCACCGTCCCAACCGGGCACCCTGGTGGGTCGCGGCGTACGGCGCGCAGTCCGCGGTCATGTCCCTGGTCCCGGTGGCCGGGGCCGCGGCGGCGTTCGCCGTACTCGGTCGTGCGCTGCGCGGTACGTCGAGCCTGCAGGAGGCGGCGCTGCACGCGCTGGGCGCCGTCCCGCTGATGACAGTGGTCGGCTTCGCGACGATCGCGGTGCTCACGCTGATCGGTGTCCGGCTGCTCGGCATCGGCATCAAGCCAGGTCACTACCCGGTCCGCAGCCGGATCGGCTGGCAGGTCTGGGCGACCGAGCGTCTCCTGGACTCCGCCCGTACGCTGCTCTTCCCGCTGTACGCGAGCCTGCTGACGCCGTGGTGGCTGCGGGCGCTCGGCGCCAAGATCGGCCGCGACGTCGAGGCCTCGACGGTGCTGCTGCTGCCGAAGATGACCACGGTCGGTGAGGGTGCGTTCCTGGCCGACGACACGATGATCGCGTCGTACGAGCTGGGCGGGGGCTGGCTGCACGTGGCCGGCGCGAAGGTCGGCAAGCGCGCGTTCCTCGGCAACTCCGGGATGACGGCGCCGGGTCGGAGCGTCCCGAAGAACGGCCTGGTCGCGGTGCTGTCCGCGGCGCCGAAGAAGTCCAAGGCAGGTACGTCGTGGCTCGGCTCGCCGCCGGTGAAGCTCCGTCGGCAGGCCGTCTCGGGTGACCAGAGCCGCACCTACAACCCGCCGTACAAGCTCAAGGTCTTGAGGGCCTTGGTCGAGCTGTGCCGGTTCGTGCCGATGATGTGCACGGTGCTGATCGGGCTCGGCGTGCTGTTCGGGCTGCAGACGCTGGACATCTGGCTCGGCCCGTGGCTCGCCGTGCTGCTCTCCGGTGCGGTGATCCTGGCCGCCGGCGCGGTCGCGGGCGGGATGGCGACGGTGGCGAAATGGCTGATCGTCGGCCGCACCCGCGCGGTCGAGTACCCGCTGTGGAGCTCGTTCGTGTGGCGCAACGAGGTGGTCGACAGCTTCGTCGAACTGGTCGCCGCGCCGTGGTTCGCGAACGCCGCCGCCGGTACGCCGGTGCTCAATCTCTGGCTGCGGTCACTCGGAGCGAAGATCGGCAAGGGCGTCTGGTGCGAGACGTACTGGTTGCCGGAGGCGGACCTGGTCACCCTGGGCGACGGCGCCACGGTGAATCGCGGTTGTGTGCTGCAGACGCACCTTTTTCATGATCGAGTTCTCTCCATGAACACAGTCACCTTCGGGCCCGGGGCGACCCTCGGGCCGCACGGCATCGTCCTTCCGGCTGCCACGATCGGCGCGGGCGCTACCATCGGCCCGGTGTCTCTCGTGATGCGTGGTGAAGGCGTGCCTGCGGGTACGCGGTGGGCGGGAAACCCCATTGCACCCTGGCAGCACAGCGGACCCTGGCAGGGCTGA
- a CDS encoding AraC family transcriptional regulator, with translation MDVLSDLLQRAQATDALVRQIIASEPWSVTYADVPSLSVVATLGGNACLRLDDGVPRMLAAGDIALITGVGSYMIADDPETPPSYVIRGGRKHTAGGEPVEWREYLAPRTYGDGLPGATTMVRGAYDLRGGAGERVLALLPQLAVVSATPNTRPALDLLTTEIAREEPGQDAVLRRLLDFVLVLALRAWCAEVQLPSWYQALSAQGVGDALRLMHEDPARRWSVAELAAEAGLSRATFAARFSKLVGQPPLTYLTNWRMTLAADRLRTTTDTVATVAREVGYEDPFAFSVAFKRIYNQPPTTWRTA, from the coding sequence GTGGACGTGTTGAGCGACCTGCTGCAGCGGGCGCAGGCGACGGATGCGCTGGTCCGGCAGATCATCGCGAGCGAGCCGTGGTCCGTGACGTACGCCGACGTGCCGTCGCTGTCGGTGGTCGCGACGCTCGGTGGCAACGCCTGCCTGCGGCTGGACGACGGCGTACCGCGGATGCTGGCGGCCGGGGACATCGCGTTGATCACCGGGGTCGGCAGTTACATGATCGCGGACGATCCGGAGACGCCGCCGTCGTACGTCATTCGCGGTGGGCGGAAGCACACGGCCGGCGGGGAGCCGGTGGAGTGGCGGGAATACCTGGCGCCGCGGACGTACGGCGACGGCCTGCCGGGAGCTACGACGATGGTGCGTGGTGCCTACGACCTCCGTGGCGGCGCGGGCGAACGGGTGCTCGCGTTGTTGCCTCAGCTTGCTGTTGTGTCGGCGACACCGAACACACGGCCCGCGCTGGATCTGCTGACCACGGAGATCGCCCGTGAGGAGCCGGGGCAGGACGCTGTGCTCAGGAGGCTGCTGGACTTCGTACTGGTGCTGGCACTGCGCGCTTGGTGCGCGGAGGTCCAGCTTCCGTCCTGGTATCAGGCACTGTCCGCGCAGGGCGTCGGTGACGCGCTACGCCTGATGCATGAGGACCCTGCACGCCGTTGGTCGGTGGCAGAGCTGGCAGCTGAAGCCGGTCTCTCTCGCGCTACGTTCGCCGCCCGCTTCTCGAAGCTCGTAGGCCAACCGCCTCTGACCTACCTGACCAACTGGCGCATGACCCTCGCGGCGGATCGCCTGCGCACAACCACGGACACCGTGGCTACGGTTGCGCGCGAGGTCGGCTACGAGGATCCGTTCGCGTTCAGCGTCGCCTTCAAACGCATCTACAACCAGCCACCGACGACCTGGCGAACAGCCTGA
- a CDS encoding DUF3558 family protein, whose product MTARLIGGRYLLGEPLGSGGMGSVWRAHDQQLDRTVALKRAHPGVDDQDGRRLRREARTGARLHDPHVVMIFDVVSDGDEHWLVLEYLPSRSSLAHVDACTLLDSKALKLIPGVDASQPDRSFGNSRCGWDSTTSDLSADLYFDRDQPGSTDRQPLRIGGRSAILSNENDGPGTCAVVIVFRTYVDANGQDELVTMSVAGSAKPVTLCGLATKLAEAAAPKLPKA is encoded by the coding sequence GTGACGGCCCGCCTGATCGGGGGCCGCTACCTGTTGGGGGAACCGCTCGGCTCGGGCGGTATGGGCTCGGTCTGGCGTGCCCACGATCAGCAACTGGACCGTACGGTCGCGCTCAAGCGTGCGCACCCCGGTGTGGACGACCAGGACGGCCGCCGGCTGCGCCGTGAGGCCCGGACCGGTGCCCGGCTGCACGATCCCCATGTGGTGATGATCTTCGACGTGGTGTCCGACGGGGACGAGCACTGGCTGGTGCTGGAGTACCTGCCGTCACGGAGCTCGCTGGCGCACGTCGACGCTTGCACGTTGCTGGACAGCAAGGCGCTCAAGCTGATCCCCGGTGTCGACGCGTCGCAGCCGGACAGGTCCTTCGGCAACTCGAGGTGCGGCTGGGACAGTACGACGAGTGATCTCTCGGCGGACCTGTACTTCGACCGGGACCAGCCGGGCTCAACCGACCGGCAGCCGCTCAGGATAGGCGGGCGATCCGCGATCCTGTCGAACGAGAACGACGGCCCGGGGACCTGTGCGGTGGTGATCGTCTTCCGGACGTACGTCGACGCGAACGGGCAGGACGAGTTGGTGACCATGTCGGTCGCCGGCTCGGCAAAACCCGTCACGCTGTGCGGACTGGCGACGAAGCTGGCCGAGGCCGCCGCCCCGAAGCTCCCGAAGGCGTGA
- a CDS encoding neutral zinc metallopeptidase encodes MSSPYGYGGQQQGQPQGRPQGRALGPPPGVLPPPQSAPWPQQQGQTPYQGQPYQGQQYGGPGHFTGFQPPPRRDSSFRLVLLGFSLLVVIGVAAAIMAVLLWTGGTSSTAAGPVEPKVTGPSIVPSPTTNPQKGSAEDFLLNADVYHTGPLAEQNCKAADLGSGGLAAQKVYYQRLFKCLNDAWRPVFHELGQDKPDPGLVVFDKPVQTACGNFEPLSGRVLAFYCYGNHVMYVDVKQMDKAFGPKEDLAYLMTIAHEYGHHVQGVTGLFYARAAYLQDHPDQKLESSRRNELQASCFGGVFSRAVAKSYPLTDRLAEFKEQSSNSFGETPDTPEDERTHGLATSQGFWIQNGFNVGANKACDTFAVSADLVK; translated from the coding sequence GTGAGCAGCCCGTACGGCTACGGTGGCCAGCAACAGGGCCAGCCACAGGGCCGACCACAGGGCCGGGCGCTCGGCCCGCCACCTGGTGTCCTGCCGCCGCCGCAGTCCGCACCGTGGCCCCAGCAACAGGGTCAAACGCCGTACCAAGGTCAGCCGTACCAGGGCCAGCAGTACGGCGGCCCCGGCCACTTCACCGGGTTCCAGCCACCGCCCCGGCGGGACAGCTCGTTCCGGCTGGTGCTGCTCGGTTTCTCGCTACTGGTCGTGATCGGCGTCGCCGCAGCGATCATGGCGGTCCTGCTGTGGACCGGTGGCACGAGCTCCACCGCCGCCGGGCCTGTGGAGCCCAAGGTGACCGGTCCGTCGATCGTGCCGTCGCCGACCACCAACCCGCAGAAGGGGTCCGCCGAGGACTTCCTGCTGAACGCGGACGTCTACCACACCGGCCCGCTGGCGGAACAGAACTGCAAGGCGGCCGACCTCGGCAGCGGTGGTCTGGCCGCGCAGAAGGTCTACTACCAGCGCCTCTTCAAGTGCCTCAACGACGCCTGGCGCCCGGTCTTCCACGAGCTGGGGCAGGACAAGCCGGACCCGGGCCTGGTCGTCTTCGACAAGCCCGTGCAGACCGCGTGCGGCAACTTCGAGCCGCTGTCCGGACGGGTCCTGGCGTTCTACTGCTACGGCAACCATGTCATGTACGTCGATGTGAAGCAGATGGACAAGGCGTTCGGTCCCAAGGAAGACCTGGCGTACCTGATGACGATCGCGCACGAGTACGGCCACCATGTGCAAGGCGTCACCGGGCTGTTCTACGCGCGGGCCGCGTACTTGCAGGACCACCCGGACCAGAAGCTGGAGAGCTCGCGGCGGAACGAGTTGCAGGCCTCCTGTTTCGGCGGCGTGTTCAGCCGGGCTGTGGCGAAGTCGTACCCGTTGACCGATCGGCTGGCCGAGTTCAAGGAGCAGTCCAGCAACAGCTTCGGTGAGACGCCGGACACGCCGGAGGACGAGCGGACGCACGGTCTGGCGACCAGCCAGGGGTTCTGGATCCAGAACGGGTTCAACGTCGGCGCGAACAAGGCCTGTGACACCTTCGCGGTATCGGCGGACCTGGTGAAGTGA
- a CDS encoding DUF2207 domain-containing protein, with product MSPKRRLVPAALLISLTAPVAVLFVALSPVSAQAAVTADDQITAYTADVTLSKAGQLQVKETVDLAAGGTTFSRTLATRVRADADRDRTYDIKDVSATVNGQPAQGFQNQSVDDGRKLTLNVSGKSQIVYNYTVDNVVADSVDGREVSWPVVQGFGVSIPEAKLNISIPFATWVTCFAGRTGSSMPCTTSQLGESAELEIQQNGVPAAGRVTFLTGLSDQATVQPNAKYTTPWSLSRAFTVDSTTGGLAILVFGIGLLGAVGLWFFRGRDAAKVGHGAPERPVLDGADGPQFAAPDGIRPGQVGTVVDESADVVDITATLLDLAVRNYLTIVEQPRDSHFGKLDWELKRLHPGGPELLAYEKSLLDAVFADGDSVLVSALGHSLRPRLNLVREQLYSDVVTQGWFNNRPDAVRNRWTTAGVVLLGAGVVLTIVLAVVSKFALVGFAVMAAGLVLALVGQAAPARTARGAAVLGRVFGLQHYLANETSADLPQGSRLEFASRCLPYAAVLGLTEKWALEIAATDDDDDPDEGIGWYSGPENWHLSNIGESLSNFVTSFGGSLSNARRLFG from the coding sequence ATGTCACCGAAGCGCCGCCTCGTCCCGGCTGCCCTCCTGATCTCCCTGACCGCCCCGGTCGCCGTCCTGTTCGTTGCCCTCAGCCCGGTGTCCGCCCAGGCTGCCGTGACCGCGGACGACCAGATCACGGCGTACACCGCGGATGTGACCCTGTCGAAGGCCGGTCAGCTGCAGGTCAAGGAGACCGTGGACCTGGCCGCCGGCGGTACGACCTTCAGCCGGACGCTGGCGACCCGGGTCCGGGCCGACGCCGACCGCGACCGTACGTACGACATCAAGGACGTGTCCGCGACGGTGAACGGGCAGCCCGCGCAGGGCTTCCAGAACCAGAGCGTCGACGACGGCCGCAAGCTGACGCTGAACGTCTCCGGGAAGTCCCAGATCGTCTACAACTACACCGTGGACAACGTGGTCGCCGACTCGGTCGACGGTCGCGAGGTGAGCTGGCCGGTCGTGCAGGGCTTCGGCGTGTCGATCCCCGAGGCCAAGCTGAACATCAGTATCCCGTTCGCGACCTGGGTGACCTGCTTCGCGGGCCGCACCGGGTCGAGCATGCCGTGTACGACGTCTCAGCTGGGGGAGTCCGCCGAGCTGGAGATCCAGCAGAACGGCGTACCGGCGGCGGGGCGCGTGACGTTCCTGACCGGGCTGAGCGACCAGGCCACGGTGCAGCCGAACGCGAAGTACACGACCCCGTGGTCGCTCAGCCGGGCCTTCACCGTCGACTCGACCACCGGCGGGCTCGCGATCCTCGTCTTCGGCATCGGGCTGCTCGGTGCGGTCGGCCTGTGGTTCTTCCGCGGCCGGGACGCCGCGAAGGTCGGGCACGGCGCGCCGGAGCGCCCGGTGCTCGACGGCGCCGACGGACCGCAGTTCGCCGCGCCGGACGGCATCCGGCCCGGCCAGGTCGGCACCGTGGTGGACGAGTCGGCCGACGTCGTCGACATCACCGCGACCCTGCTGGACCTTGCCGTACGCAACTACCTGACGATCGTCGAGCAGCCGCGGGACTCGCACTTCGGCAAGCTGGACTGGGAGCTCAAGCGGCTGCACCCGGGCGGCCCGGAGCTACTCGCGTACGAGAAGTCGCTGCTGGACGCGGTGTTCGCGGACGGCGACTCGGTCCTCGTGTCGGCCCTCGGGCACTCGCTGCGGCCGCGGCTCAACCTGGTCCGGGAGCAGCTGTACTCCGATGTCGTCACGCAGGGCTGGTTCAACAACCGCCCGGACGCCGTACGGAACCGCTGGACCACGGCCGGCGTGGTGCTGCTCGGTGCGGGCGTCGTACTGACCATCGTGCTCGCCGTCGTCAGCAAGTTCGCCCTGGTCGGGTTCGCGGTGATGGCGGCCGGTCTGGTGCTCGCACTGGTCGGCCAGGCCGCACCGGCCCGCACGGCGCGCGGTGCCGCCGTACTGGGCCGGGTGTTCGGCCTGCAGCACTACCTGGCCAACGAGACCTCCGCGGACCTGCCGCAGGGCAGCCGGCTCGAGTTCGCGTCCCGGTGCCTGCCGTACGCCGCCGTACTCGGGCTGACCGAGAAGTGGGCGCTGGAGATCGCCGCCACCGATGACGACGACGACCCGGACGAGGGCATCGGCTGGTACTCCGGCCCGGAGAACTGGCACCTTTCGAACATCGGCGAGTCGCTCAGCAACTTCGTCACGTCGTTCGGCGGCTCGTTGAGCAACGCGCGACGGCTGTTCGGTTGA
- a CDS encoding neutral zinc metallopeptidase has translation MGQRVQQAPTWQYPPIPIPQPPGGRRRRKKKLTRPLLIGIVALAVLVLGTGITLIVRSVGGGDAEAKQTPSVPASESPSQSPSPSPSSPSPSGPRGPTVDEVVKGSRLYTIGPVAASKCAEPPFAPVTVAAAQQYYNRLLPCLNHTWWLAMKKANLPFRNPKAVVYVGKLSSPCGIQRSARAAYCLANETIYLPFTVDNVNYTKNPVYARAVMLNTFAHEYGHHVQKLSGILASSLSRQKSMNATQQLTESRRRELQATCLGAVYLGANAPFTPMSGPLLANWKILITHMGDDYAVPRGHDHGNRVSNYQWSVAGYNSKQPNSCNTFTAADLRVS, from the coding sequence ATGGGGCAGCGGGTGCAGCAGGCGCCTACCTGGCAGTATCCGCCGATTCCCATTCCGCAGCCGCCGGGTGGGCGGCGGAGGCGGAAGAAGAAGCTCACGCGGCCGTTGCTGATCGGGATTGTTGCGCTGGCAGTGCTCGTACTGGGGACCGGTATCACGTTGATCGTGCGGAGCGTCGGTGGTGGTGATGCGGAGGCGAAGCAGACGCCGTCGGTGCCCGCTTCGGAGTCGCCTTCGCAGTCGCCTTCGCCGAGTCCGTCTTCGCCGTCGCCGTCCGGGCCGCGTGGGCCGACGGTCGACGAGGTGGTGAAGGGGAGCCGGCTCTACACGATCGGCCCGGTGGCTGCGTCGAAGTGTGCGGAGCCGCCGTTCGCGCCGGTCACTGTCGCGGCTGCGCAGCAGTACTACAACCGGCTGCTGCCGTGCCTCAACCACACGTGGTGGCTGGCGATGAAGAAGGCCAACCTGCCGTTCCGCAACCCGAAGGCGGTCGTGTACGTCGGCAAGCTGTCGTCGCCGTGCGGGATCCAGCGCAGCGCACGGGCGGCGTACTGCCTGGCGAACGAGACCATCTACCTGCCGTTCACGGTCGACAACGTGAACTACACGAAGAACCCGGTCTACGCCCGGGCGGTCATGCTGAACACGTTCGCCCACGAGTACGGGCACCACGTGCAGAAGCTGAGCGGGATCCTCGCCTCGTCGCTGAGCCGGCAGAAGAGCATGAACGCGACCCAGCAGCTGACCGAGAGCCGCCGGCGTGAGCTGCAGGCGACCTGCCTGGGCGCGGTCTACCTCGGCGCGAATGCGCCGTTCACCCCGATGTCCGGCCCGTTGCTGGCGAACTGGAAGATCCTGATCACGCACATGGGTGACGACTACGCGGTGCCGCGCGGGCACGACCACGGCAACCGGGTGAGCAACTACCAGTGGTCGGTTGCGGGCTACAACAGCAAGCAGCCCAACTCCTGCAACACCTTCACCGCAGCAGACCTCCGGGTCAGCTGA
- a CDS encoding neutral zinc metallopeptidase, translated as MSGNQWGPPPGQQYPPQQPQQPWQQGPGYGGTPSPGRPPQGPQQGPPYQGPPQGPPYQGPPQGPPRQGPPGYPGQPFPGQPFHGQGQPPQQQFGWGAPPGGPQPPKKKGRGALIAVLVVLGVLVIGGTALKALSSALKGGGDPSSEPSVTTTYSPTQPTEPTEAPSTRGVPTTTQPTRQPTRPTASRQTTTTTPTTTKSGPTDSDLVVKNSLYKAGVMSSVHCRESGARPNSAAGARANYNNLLACLNKAWAPVVAKAGGRFRAPHVITFSGSVSSPCGTHVDSNPPFFCGTNDTIYMNLTEDTGNYNRYPQSYQKVWARMWMLHQMAHEYGHHVQNNMGILQAYARIRYERPNYAMELQDSRRLELQASCFSDIFIGANRSSYPVTGQSQVQWRWLIGHTTDLNNDHGDANNHQYWALRGYNGRDPRVCNTWAASAGKVQ; from the coding sequence GTGTCAGGCAACCAATGGGGACCACCGCCCGGTCAGCAGTACCCACCGCAGCAGCCACAGCAGCCGTGGCAGCAGGGGCCTGGGTACGGCGGAACACCGTCGCCCGGGCGGCCGCCGCAAGGTCCTCAGCAAGGCCCGCCGTACCAAGGGCCCCCGCAGGGACCGCCGTACCAAGGGCCTCCGCAGGGACCGCCGCGACAAGGACCTCCTGGTTACCCAGGGCAACCGTTTCCGGGGCAGCCGTTCCACGGGCAGGGACAGCCGCCGCAGCAGCAGTTCGGCTGGGGCGCCCCGCCCGGCGGACCACAGCCGCCGAAGAAGAAGGGCCGCGGCGCACTGATCGCCGTACTGGTCGTGCTCGGCGTGCTGGTGATCGGCGGTACGGCGCTGAAGGCGCTCTCGTCGGCGCTGAAGGGCGGCGGCGACCCGTCGTCCGAGCCGAGCGTCACGACGACGTACAGCCCGACCCAGCCCACGGAACCGACCGAGGCGCCGTCGACCCGGGGTGTGCCGACCACCACACAGCCCACGAGGCAGCCGACCCGTCCTACGGCCAGCCGGCAGACGACGACCACGACGCCGACGACGACCAAGTCCGGTCCGACCGACAGTGACCTGGTGGTCAAGAACAGCCTGTACAAGGCCGGTGTGATGTCGTCGGTGCACTGCAGGGAGTCGGGCGCACGGCCGAACAGCGCGGCCGGCGCCAGGGCGAACTACAACAACCTGCTGGCCTGTCTGAACAAGGCGTGGGCCCCCGTTGTCGCCAAGGCCGGAGGACGGTTCCGGGCGCCGCACGTGATCACGTTCAGCGGGTCGGTGTCGTCACCATGCGGTACGCACGTGGACTCGAACCCGCCGTTCTTCTGCGGTACGAACGACACCATCTACATGAACCTCACCGAGGACACCGGCAACTACAACCGGTACCCGCAGAGCTACCAGAAGGTGTGGGCGCGGATGTGGATGCTGCACCAGATGGCCCACGAGTACGGGCACCACGTACAGAACAACATGGGAATCCTGCAGGCGTACGCGCGGATCCGCTACGAGCGGCCGAACTACGCGATGGAACTCCAGGACAGCCGTCGGCTCGAACTCCAGGCGTCGTGCTTCTCGGACATCTTCATCGGCGCGAACCGGAGCAGCTACCCGGTCACCGGGCAGTCCCAGGTCCAATGGCGCTGGCTGATCGGTCACACCACCGACCTGAACAACGACCACGGCGACGCCAACAACCACCAGTACTGGGCCCTGCGCGGCTACAACGGCCGCGACCCACGCGTCTGCAACACCTGGGCCGCCTCGGCCGGCAAGGTCCAGTGA